Part of the Chloroflexota bacterium genome is shown below.
AACCTTGTACTCCGTCGCTCCCTCGACCGCTTCCCAGGTGAGTTTGATCGCCTGATTAGCAGGGAAGCTTCTGCCGCAACCGGCTAGGCCGTTTGGCGGAGCCACTACGACCACGAACAGGCACCCTTCCTCGCTCCAATCCCCCAATGCGCTAGCCGTCTTCGCCCGCACCTTCCAGTAGTATTTGAAGGAGTCTGGCGGAGTCCACGTCCACGATGTCCCGCCTACGCTATCTACGCCACCAACTTTTGAGCCGACTCCTCCTTTGTAAACCCCCACCTCATACCAGCACGACCCGGAATAGCAGTTCGCCGCCTCAGTCCAGCGGAAGGTGATGGGGCTTCCCCGGACATATTGCTTGTTCCCACACGGCTCCAACTCTACGGGCTTCCCGGGGGGCGGCAGGGGCGTGCTCGTGACCGCCGTTGCAGAGGTCTCCGGCGTGCGTGTCGGTATGGCCGTCGTGGCGGTGGGCACTGGCGTTGTGGGCATTGGTGTTGCCGATGGCGTGACGCCAGGCGCAAGCGTAGCACTTGGCGTCACCCCCGCCGTGGGGCTGGCCGTCGGAGTGCCGCCCCCGCCAGCAGGGTGTGGCGTCAGCACAGACGAAAGAATCGCCGCCAGGGCAACCACCCCAACCACCGCTCCCACAACCGCCAGCGGAGCCCCCGCACCGCCCAGCCGCGCCAACCACCCGCCCGCGCCTGCGCCGCCCCTGGCTGCCGGTCTCGGCCTGCGAACAGGCGGGCTCTCCCGCGCCCTGGCAGGCCCTTGCAGCGCCGCCGCCATCTCTGCCCCGCTCCCGAACCGCCGCGCAGGGTCCTTCTCCAGCGCACGCAGTACCGCATTCACCACGTGAGGCGGCGCGCAGGAACGCAGCGGGCCAAGCGCCGGAGGCTCCATGCACACCTTGTACAGCACCGCGGGCGTG
Proteins encoded:
- a CDS encoding serine/threonine protein kinase, giving the protein MTPDPLIGKAIGSYRIERLIGIGGFARVYKAVHVSLRTPVALKVFHQHLAAEPQFVERFRAEARTSASLRHSNIVRVYEAGEDGGWLFIAMDLVEGESLAALLQKRKTLDVPTAVSIASQIAGALEYAHGWGVVHRDVKPGNILLDRKGNAYLTDFGIAKVAGATRMTKSGVSIGTPEYMAPEQAEGKSVSRRTDLYALGVVLYEMLCGRPPFQADNTPAVLYKVCMEPPALGPLRSCAPPHVVNAVLRALEKDPARRFGSGAEMAAALQGPARARESPPVRRPRPAARGGAGAGGWLARLGGAGAPLAVVGAVVGVVALAAILSSVLTPHPAGGGGTPTASPTAGVTPSATLAPGVTPSATPMPTTPVPTATTAIPTRTPETSATAVTSTPLPPPGKPVELEPCGNKQYVRGSPITFRWTEAANCYSGSCWYEVGVYKGGVGSKVGGVDSVGGTSWTWTPPDSFKYYWKVRAKTASALGDWSEEGCLFVVVVAPPNGLAGCGRSFPANQAIKLTWEAVEGATEYKV